From Chryseobacterium shandongense, the proteins below share one genomic window:
- the aceB gene encoding malate synthase A, with translation METKTQLRIKAQQQFEEIFTNDLVDFLVELHQNFNAKRLELLDEREITQKDFDKGILPKFLPETEEIRTGNWVCNPLPEDLLDRRVEITGPVDRKMIINALNCGASTFMADFEDSNSPTWKNCMEGQIHLSDAINRRIDFTNEQGKSYQLNEEMAVLLVRPRGLHLNEKHIEINDEQTSASLIDFGIYFFRNIKQLIENGSATYFYLPKLEHYKEARWWNDVFVFAQNYLGIPQGTIKATVLIETITASFQIDEILFELKEHSSGLNCGRWDYIFSFIKKFRNLPEFILPDRDQVTMTSPFMNAYSKRVIEVCHKRNVHAIGGMAAQIPIKNDYEANSQAFGKVRNDKEREVKNGHDGTWVAHPDLVSVAKDIFDQFMPEKNQIDKKFDYQITENDLLEIPKGEITEQGVRKNINVGILYIESWLMGVGAAAIYNLMEDAATAEISRTQVWQWLKNEAFLNDERKLTREMILQWEFEELERIEKYVGEERFKNGKFTLAKELFNELIFCENFVEFLTLKAYLFI, from the coding sequence ATGGAAACTAAGACTCAATTAAGAATTAAAGCTCAGCAACAGTTTGAAGAAATTTTTACTAATGATTTAGTTGATTTTTTGGTTGAGCTTCATCAGAACTTTAATGCTAAAAGATTAGAGCTTTTAGATGAAAGAGAAATTACACAGAAAGATTTCGATAAAGGAATTCTTCCAAAATTTCTTCCAGAAACCGAAGAAATCAGAACAGGAAATTGGGTTTGCAATCCACTTCCTGAAGATTTGCTGGATCGAAGAGTGGAAATTACTGGGCCAGTTGATCGAAAAATGATTATTAATGCTTTGAATTGTGGTGCTTCAACTTTTATGGCGGATTTTGAAGACAGCAATTCTCCAACCTGGAAAAACTGTATGGAAGGTCAAATCCATCTTTCGGATGCAATCAATAGAAGAATTGATTTTACAAATGAGCAGGGAAAATCATACCAATTAAATGAAGAAATGGCTGTTCTGCTAGTTCGTCCAAGAGGTTTGCATTTGAATGAAAAACATATTGAAATCAATGATGAACAAACTTCCGCTTCATTAATAGATTTTGGAATTTATTTTTTCAGAAACATAAAACAATTGATAGAAAACGGAAGTGCAACTTATTTTTATCTCCCCAAATTAGAACATTACAAAGAAGCACGCTGGTGGAATGACGTCTTTGTTTTTGCTCAAAACTATCTCGGAATTCCTCAGGGAACAATTAAAGCAACAGTTTTAATTGAAACTATCACTGCATCTTTTCAAATCGATGAAATTTTATTCGAATTAAAAGAACATAGTTCCGGTTTGAATTGTGGTCGATGGGATTATATTTTTTCATTCATTAAAAAATTCAGAAATCTTCCAGAATTTATTCTCCCTGATCGTGATCAGGTAACAATGACTTCACCTTTTATGAATGCATACTCAAAAAGAGTGATTGAAGTTTGTCATAAAAGAAATGTTCACGCGATTGGTGGAATGGCGGCGCAGATTCCTATTAAAAATGATTATGAAGCCAACAGTCAGGCTTTTGGAAAGGTCAGAAATGATAAAGAGCGTGAAGTGAAAAATGGTCACGATGGAACTTGGGTTGCACATCCCGATTTGGTTTCTGTGGCGAAAGATATTTTCGACCAGTTTATGCCTGAGAAAAATCAAATCGATAAAAAGTTTGATTATCAAATTACAGAAAATGATTTACTGGAAATTCCAAAAGGAGAAATTACCGAACAGGGTGTCCGAAAAAATATCAACGTCGGAATTCTGTATATCGAATCTTGGTTAATGGGAGTAGGTGCAGCTGCGATTTATAATCTGATGGAAGATGCGGCAACTGCTGAAATTTCAAGGACTCAAGTTTGGCAATGGCTGAAAAATGAAGCATTTCTAAATGATGAAAGAAAACTGACCAGGGAAATGATTCTTCAATGGGAATTTGAGGAACTGGAAAGAATTGAAAAATATGTCGGTGAAGAACGTTTCAAAAACGGAAAATTTACTCTGGCAAAAGAACTTTTTAACGAATTGATTTTCTGTGAAAACTTTGTTGAATTTTTAACATTGAAAGCGTATCTGTTTATTTAA
- the aceA gene encoding isocitrate lyase, giving the protein MKTKQEKIQELEKDWLDNPRWNGVKRPYTAEDVLKLRGSYQLDYTIATEMSKKFWTKLNSQDFVAGLGALTGNQAVQEVDAGLEAIYLSGWQVAADANLSGEMYPDQSLYPANSVPSVVKKINNALLRADQIQSVNGGGEKEYLVPIIADAEAGFGGNLNAYELMKQMIEAGAAAVHFEDQLSSAKKCGHLGGKVLVPTQEAVNKLISARLAADVLGVPTVIIARTDADAADLLTSDIDDRDKKFVTGKRTSEGFYVVKNGVEQGIDRGLSYAPYADLIWMETSNPDLEMARKFAEGIRTKFPDKMLAYNCSPSFNWAAKLSVDEMLNFREELGKMGYKFQFITLAGFHALNTAMFELALAYKEKGMAGYSELQEREFALQKQGFRAVKHQSFVGTGYFDEIQNIVTNGSAATVAMRDSTETAQFH; this is encoded by the coding sequence ATGAAAACAAAACAGGAAAAAATTCAGGAATTAGAAAAAGACTGGCTGGATAATCCACGTTGGAATGGCGTGAAAAGACCTTACACAGCCGAAGATGTACTGAAACTTCGAGGTTCTTACCAATTAGATTATACGATTGCTACCGAAATGTCAAAGAAATTCTGGACAAAACTCAATTCTCAGGATTTTGTTGCCGGATTAGGAGCTTTAACTGGAAATCAAGCGGTTCAGGAAGTTGATGCGGGACTGGAAGCAATTTATCTTTCAGGTTGGCAAGTTGCAGCAGATGCTAATTTGTCTGGTGAAATGTATCCCGATCAATCTTTGTACCCAGCGAATTCAGTACCTTCTGTTGTGAAGAAAATTAATAATGCATTATTAAGGGCAGATCAAATTCAATCCGTAAACGGAGGTGGAGAAAAAGAATATTTAGTTCCAATAATCGCCGATGCAGAAGCAGGTTTTGGCGGAAATTTAAATGCTTATGAATTAATGAAGCAAATGATTGAGGCGGGAGCGGCAGCAGTACATTTTGAAGATCAGTTATCTTCTGCGAAAAAATGTGGGCATTTGGGTGGAAAAGTTTTGGTTCCGACTCAAGAAGCGGTTAATAAGCTAATATCGGCTCGTTTAGCAGCAGATGTTTTGGGAGTACCGACTGTAATTATTGCTAGAACAGATGCAGATGCGGCAGATTTGTTGACTTCAGATATTGATGACAGGGATAAAAAGTTTGTGACAGGGAAAAGAACTTCCGAAGGTTTCTATGTTGTGAAAAATGGTGTAGAGCAGGGAATTGACAGAGGTTTATCTTATGCTCCTTATGCCGATTTGATCTGGATGGAAACGTCAAATCCGGATCTGGAGATGGCAAGAAAATTTGCAGAAGGAATTCGTACAAAATTTCCAGATAAAATGTTGGCTTATAACTGTTCACCTTCTTTTAATTGGGCTGCAAAATTAAGTGTCGATGAAATGCTGAATTTCCGAGAAGAATTGGGAAAAATGGGTTACAAATTCCAGTTTATTACATTGGCTGGTTTTCATGCTTTGAATACTGCGATGTTTGAATTAGCTTTGGCATATAAAGAAAAAGGAATGGCAGGTTATTCTGAATTGCAGGAACGCGAATTTGCTTTGCAGAAGCAGGGTTTCAGAGCGGTAAAACATCAGTCTTTTGTTGGGACAGGATATTTTGATGAAATTCAAAATATTGTAACCAATGGTTCGGCAGCAACAGTGGCGATGAGAGATTCTACAGAAACAGCACAGTTTCATTAA
- a CDS encoding helix-turn-helix domain-containing protein: MNSESDYIKTVFGLKLKQQRQKKNWSLQDLATKTGLSKSYLNEIENGKKYPKHDKIIQLSESLNCTFDDLVSTKLDKSLAPFNEILQSDFFKEIPLELFGINKNNLISIISDAPKKVTAFINALIEISQNYNLGKERFYFAVLRSFQELYDNYFPEIEDKALQFAQENKVEIGKNLQSDIIENILSEKFNYKIQSENFEEYGTLDNLRSLFIPEKKLLLLNKKLERDQKTFILSKEIGFNVLELKNRPNTYSWLDFGSFEEILNNFYASYFAGALLISKQKIIRKTSEFFFQNEWNPQNFESLIEKFTNSPETFYYRLTNLLSSELGIKDLFYLCLVKKKNSDKIQILKELHLNHQQAPHANATNEQYCRRWIAVKNLHDLTENETLTDAQISHYKDQGFSYLVISTSQKNPFSDGSNRSYCLGILLNAQTIKKINFIKSSTLKTINVGVTCESCSIADCEVRQAPAVRLEKEHFNLNMKSAIEKIKKGCEAER; this comes from the coding sequence ATGAATTCTGAAAGTGACTATATCAAGACGGTTTTCGGGCTAAAACTGAAACAGCAAAGACAAAAGAAAAACTGGTCTTTGCAGGATCTCGCTACAAAGACCGGATTGTCTAAATCTTACCTCAATGAAATTGAAAATGGCAAAAAATATCCGAAGCACGATAAAATTATTCAGCTTTCAGAATCACTGAACTGCACTTTTGATGATTTAGTATCGACAAAACTGGATAAAAGTTTAGCTCCATTTAATGAAATTTTACAATCGGATTTTTTCAAAGAAATCCCTTTGGAACTTTTCGGAATCAATAAAAATAATTTGATAAGTATTATCAGCGATGCACCAAAAAAAGTAACTGCGTTCATTAATGCTTTGATCGAAATTTCTCAGAATTATAATTTAGGAAAAGAACGATTTTACTTCGCTGTTCTTCGTTCGTTTCAGGAATTGTATGACAATTATTTCCCTGAAATTGAAGATAAAGCATTACAGTTTGCGCAAGAAAATAAAGTAGAGATTGGTAAAAATCTACAGTCGGATATTATAGAAAATATCTTATCTGAAAAATTTAATTATAAAATTCAGTCAGAAAATTTTGAAGAATATGGAACTTTAGACAATCTCCGTTCGCTTTTTATTCCTGAAAAAAAACTATTGCTTTTAAATAAAAAATTGGAACGGGATCAAAAAACATTTATTCTATCAAAAGAAATCGGCTTCAATGTTTTGGAATTAAAAAATCGTCCAAATACATACTCCTGGTTGGATTTTGGAAGTTTTGAGGAAATTTTAAATAATTTTTATGCTTCTTATTTTGCCGGAGCATTATTGATTTCAAAACAAAAAATCATTAGAAAAACTTCAGAATTTTTCTTTCAGAATGAATGGAACCCCCAAAATTTTGAAAGTCTGATTGAGAAATTCACCAATTCACCGGAAACTTTTTATTACAGATTAACGAATTTACTTTCTTCAGAATTGGGAATTAAAGATTTGTTTTATTTATGCCTTGTTAAAAAGAAAAATTCAGATAAAATTCAGATTTTAAAAGAGTTACATTTAAACCATCAACAAGCTCCACACGCAAATGCAACCAACGAACAATACTGCAGAAGATGGATTGCTGTAAAAAATCTACACGATTTAACTGAAAATGAAACTTTGACGGACGCCCAGATTTCTCATTACAAAGATCAGGGATTCAGCTATTTGGTGATTTCTACTTCACAAAAAAACCCGTTTTCGGATGGAAGTAATCGAAGTTATTGTTTAGGAATTCTGCTGAATGCTCAAACTATTAAGAAAATCAATTTCATTAAATCATCAACTTTAAAAACGATAAACGTTGGTGTAACTTGTGAATCGTGCAGTATTGCAGATTGTGAAGTAAGACAGGCGCCGGCCGTTCGATTGGAAAAGGAACACTTTAATCTGAATATGAAAAGTGCGATTGAAAAAATTAAAAAGGGATGTGAAGCGGAGAGGTAA
- a CDS encoding IS3 family transposase — protein sequence MVKLHHYYSPEELEKALEEFVNRYNNERYHESLQNLTPADVYFGRADEVLKIRQQIKSETLKRRKREYYKTKLVQI from the coding sequence GTGGTGAAACTGCACCATTACTACAGCCCGGAGGAACTGGAAAAGGCTTTGGAGGAGTTTGTGAACCGCTATAACAACGAGCGCTACCACGAATCCCTGCAGAATCTCACCCCGGCAGATGTCTACTTTGGAAGGGCGGATGAAGTCCTCAAAATAAGACAGCAGATAAAATCTGAAACTTTGAAAAGAAGAAAAAGAGAATATTACAAAACTAAACTAGTCCAAATATGA
- a CDS encoding Dyp-type peroxidase, with protein sequence MALEFLKRIFNPNKVEIELNEIQALILRSRPIPYFGTVAIIEIKDAVAARQMLQKLLPIVSSAEDWHKNEGASVTLTFTYKGLEKIGVPQESLDTFPESFKEGMAERSRFLYDIGVNDPKNWEKVFKRSHIHIAAAIIANNEEAWKSQLEEFRSKLTNNSGVEVIMSHDFAVSEEVKNVFGFRDGISNPEIEGSGIDVPPGFDRPLKAGEFIMGYPGEAGIVKPFPQPEVLGKNGSFMVFRKYQSQVAEFNQFIKENSSSPEEGELLAAKMVGRWRSGAPLVLAPEKDDKALGDDMQKNNDFSFKNDEYGKKCPFSSHIRRMNPRDSKSFVLEDERLHRIIRKSVTFGEIVPPEVTKNDGKERGQYFIGISADAMGTLEFLQKQWANDGNSQNLGTEKDPMIGVQDEDALFSAPGEPLIKRYRGLQTYNIVKGGEYCFIPSISALKWISELK encoded by the coding sequence ATGGCATTGGAATTTTTAAAGCGGATTTTTAATCCCAATAAAGTTGAAATTGAGCTGAATGAAATACAGGCCTTAATTCTCAGAAGCCGACCTATACCATATTTCGGAACAGTGGCTATCATTGAAATTAAAGATGCTGTGGCAGCCAGACAAATGCTCCAAAAACTCTTGCCGATTGTGAGTTCTGCGGAAGACTGGCATAAGAATGAAGGCGCATCGGTTACTTTGACATTCACTTATAAAGGTCTGGAAAAAATCGGTGTCCCTCAAGAGTCACTCGATACTTTTCCCGAATCCTTCAAGGAGGGAATGGCAGAACGTTCCCGGTTTCTGTATGACATTGGAGTTAATGACCCTAAAAACTGGGAAAAGGTTTTTAAAAGATCACATATTCACATCGCAGCGGCAATTATCGCCAACAATGAAGAGGCGTGGAAAAGCCAGCTGGAGGAATTTCGTTCTAAATTGACGAATAACAGCGGCGTAGAAGTTATAATGAGCCACGATTTCGCCGTATCTGAAGAGGTTAAAAATGTTTTCGGATTCAGGGACGGCATTAGCAATCCGGAGATCGAAGGCAGTGGGATAGATGTGCCACCCGGATTTGATCGTCCACTTAAAGCAGGCGAATTTATAATGGGCTATCCTGGAGAAGCAGGCATCGTAAAGCCATTTCCACAACCTGAAGTTTTAGGAAAGAACGGTTCTTTTATGGTTTTCAGAAAGTATCAAAGTCAGGTGGCAGAATTTAATCAATTCATTAAGGAAAATTCTTCTTCACCGGAAGAGGGAGAGCTCTTGGCTGCCAAAATGGTAGGTCGCTGGCGAAGTGGTGCACCTTTGGTTTTAGCTCCCGAAAAAGATGATAAAGCGCTAGGAGATGATATGCAAAAGAACAATGATTTTTCTTTCAAGAATGATGAGTACGGTAAAAAGTGTCCGTTCAGTTCGCATATCCGCAGGATGAACCCAAGAGATTCCAAATCTTTTGTTTTGGAGGATGAACGTTTGCACAGGATCATCAGAAAAAGTGTAACTTTTGGCGAAATTGTTCCGCCGGAGGTAACTAAAAATGACGGTAAGGAACGTGGACAGTACTTTATTGGCATTAGTGCCGATGCAATGGGAACACTGGAATTTCTTCAAAAACAATGGGCAAACGATGGTAACTCCCAAAATCTGGGAACAGAAAAAGATCCTATGATTGGTGTACAGGACGAAGACGCACTGTTTTCTGCACCGGGAGAACCCCTCATCAAAAGATACCGTGGTTTGCAGACCTACAACATTGTGAAAGGCGGCGAATATTGTTTTATTCCAAGCATTTCTGCTTTAAAATGGATTAGTGAATTAAAATAA
- a CDS encoding DDE-type integrase/transposase/recombinase — protein MWQTDFTYFKILGWGWCYLSTVIDDFSRYTVHWELCRNMKVNDVQRTMDTAIKKANLRKGQTPKLLSDNGSCYVADELKNYLEDRHAMKQIHGKPAHPQTQGKIERYHRTMKKCGETAPLLQPGGTGKGFGGVCEPL, from the coding sequence ATGTGGCAGACGGATTTTACCTACTTCAAAATTCTGGGCTGGGGCTGGTGCTATCTAAGCACGGTAATTGATGATTTTAGTCGCTATACCGTCCACTGGGAACTTTGCCGAAATATGAAAGTGAACGATGTCCAAAGAACGATGGATACGGCAATAAAGAAGGCGAACCTGAGAAAGGGACAAACCCCGAAACTATTGTCGGACAACGGTTCCTGCTATGTTGCCGATGAACTGAAGAATTATCTTGAAGACAGGCACGCTATGAAGCAGATCCACGGAAAACCCGCACATCCCCAGACTCAAGGCAAGATTGAACGCTACCACCGGACGATGAAAAAATGTGGTGAAACTGCACCATTACTACAGCCCGGAGGAACTGGAAAAGGCTTTGGAGGAGTTTGTGAACCGCTATAA